A genomic window from Euryarchaeota archaeon includes:
- a CDS encoding cbb3-type cytochrome c oxidase subunit I: protein MSESPSAGHGHAEAHHKPTGIKRWLFTTDHKDIGLMYIWTAFFFFVLGGIMALLMRLELMFPNGGPACNPALDVPRCVMTASTFNQFFSMHGTTMIFLWTIPVLAGFGNYFVPLMIKAKDMAFPRLNALSYWLIPPAGLLIWAGAFLPDVNYADLGWTGYVPLSMMTKGIGIDMWILGLQLIGVASTLGAINFIATIFFMRGPGVTFTNMPLMVWAQLTTALLTFLATPVLGTALVMLYADRNFGTHFFNADLGGPILWQNLFWFYSHPAVYIMILPAMGIISEVLPKFSRRPIFGYKAIAYSTIAIGFLGFTVWAHHMFVTGIDPRVRTVFMINTMIIGVPTGVKIFNWIATVHGGKILLRTPMLFALGFVALFTIGGLDGVFLASIPVDYALTDTYWVVAHIHYVLFAGTVMGVMAGIYYWFPRMTGRMYNEFWGKVHFVLMFIGLNATFLVMHVMGTDGMPRRVYDYGEQYGWMNFLASLGAFTIGAAMLLFFTNMLWSMKNGPKVDSVPWDIDRGAEWESAMAPYRAPTGPPSSAPTSPGPLAAAGAPGEVVLVPEPARASDWGAGK, encoded by the coding sequence ATGTCTGAAAGCCCGTCAGCCGGACACGGTCACGCCGAAGCCCACCACAAGCCGACGGGCATCAAGCGTTGGCTCTTCACGACCGACCATAAAGACATCGGCCTCATGTACATCTGGACGGCGTTCTTCTTCTTCGTCCTCGGCGGCATCATGGCGCTTCTCATGCGCCTCGAACTCATGTTCCCGAACGGCGGCCCCGCGTGTAACCCCGCGCTCGACGTTCCCCGATGCGTCATGACGGCTTCGACTTTCAACCAGTTCTTCTCCATGCACGGGACGACCATGATCTTCCTGTGGACGATCCCCGTGCTTGCGGGCTTCGGGAACTACTTCGTCCCCTTGATGATCAAAGCGAAGGACATGGCGTTCCCGCGCCTCAACGCGCTTTCGTACTGGCTCATCCCGCCGGCAGGGCTTCTCATCTGGGCGGGTGCCTTCCTCCCGGACGTGAACTACGCGGACCTCGGCTGGACGGGCTACGTGCCCCTCTCCATGATGACCAAGGGCATCGGAATCGACATGTGGATCCTTGGGCTCCAGCTCATCGGTGTGGCCTCGACGCTTGGAGCCATCAATTTCATCGCCACGATATTCTTCATGCGGGGTCCGGGAGTCACTTTCACGAACATGCCGCTCATGGTCTGGGCGCAGCTCACCACGGCGCTTCTCACGTTCCTTGCGACACCCGTCCTTGGGACCGCGCTCGTGATGCTGTACGCGGATCGTAACTTCGGGACGCACTTCTTCAACGCGGACCTCGGCGGGCCGATCCTTTGGCAGAACCTCTTCTGGTTCTACAGCCATCCGGCCGTCTACATCATGATCCTCCCCGCGATGGGCATTATCTCCGAGGTGCTGCCGAAATTCTCGCGCCGCCCCATCTTCGGTTACAAGGCCATCGCCTACTCCACTATCGCGATAGGGTTCCTCGGCTTCACCGTCTGGGCGCACCACATGTTCGTCACCGGCATCGACCCGCGCGTGCGCACGGTCTTCATGATCAACACGATGATCATCGGCGTCCCTACGGGCGTCAAGATCTTCAATTGGATCGCGACCGTCCACGGCGGGAAGATACTGCTTCGGACCCCGATGCTCTTCGCGCTCGGGTTCGTGGCCCTCTTCACCATCGGCGGCCTCGACGGCGTCTTCCTCGCCTCGATCCCCGTGGATTACGCTTTGACGGACACCTATTGGGTCGTCGCGCATATCCACTACGTGCTCTTCGCCGGCACCGTCATGGGCGTCATGGCGGGGATATACTACTGGTTCCCCCGGATGACGGGGCGCATGTACAACGAGTTCTGGGGCAAGGTCCACTTCGTCCTGATGTTCATCGGCCTCAACGCGACCTTCCTCGTGATGCACGTCATGGGCACCGACGGCATGCCCCGGCGCGTCTACGACTACGGCGAGCAGTACGGGTGGATGAACTTCCTCGCCTCCCTCGGCGCTTTCACCATCGGCGCGGCGATGCTGCTCTTCTTCACCAACATGCTTTGGAGCATGAAGAACGGGCCAAAGGTCGACTCCGTCCCGTGGGACATCGACCGCGGAGCCGAGTGGGAATCGGCCATGGCCCCCTACCGAGCCCCGACGGGCCCGCCCTCCAGCGCCCCCACTTCACCCGGGCCCTTGGCTGCGGCGGGCGCCCCCGGCGAAGTGGTCCTCGTGCCCGAGCCTGCGCGCGCCAGCGATTGGGGCGCCGGGAAATGA
- the coxB gene encoding cytochrome c oxidase subunit II, translated as MRSSHLFIAVALCALAVAGPAAAQSLEDPGSSTQGRIVALYEPIYWIAIAIGVGVEGVILFTVLKYGDKGPGKRSEEERGHTKLEIMWTIPPALILLWVGMVSAQTLFDIETPPQEPDFEITVIGRQWSWEFVYPDGTSSLDDPAFATAVLPNDQYVMRVEAGKLVLLNVTTTDVIHSFNIPGLGVKLDSVPGQTNKFWFRADNAGEYYVQCTEYCGTGHAFMRGKVVVFAPGTQDKPFGFAAKGVDDQPGGPDYRVVDVKLVENGDGSLGISPADLKFAKDEKVALKVENAGDGFHNFKVDPPYNLFITSVPSGTTKFMNFTAEKDATLAYYCAVPGHRELGMKGTMVAGTGQSSGGGGAAGIEGAALIPGFEPSLFLAAVGAVALVRRRA; from the coding sequence ATGCGTTCCTCGCACCTCTTCATCGCCGTGGCGCTTTGCGCACTCGCAGTCGCAGGCCCGGCGGCAGCGCAATCCTTGGAGGACCCCGGTTCATCGACGCAAGGCCGCATCGTCGCGCTCTACGAGCCGATCTATTGGATCGCCATCGCGATAGGCGTCGGCGTCGAGGGCGTCATCCTCTTCACGGTGCTCAAGTACGGCGATAAGGGGCCCGGAAAGCGGAGCGAAGAGGAGCGCGGCCACACGAAACTCGAGATCATGTGGACGATCCCGCCGGCCTTGATCCTCCTGTGGGTGGGCATGGTCTCAGCCCAGACGCTTTTCGACATCGAGACGCCGCCGCAGGAGCCCGATTTCGAGATAACCGTCATCGGCCGCCAATGGTCGTGGGAATTCGTCTACCCCGACGGGACGTCGAGCCTCGACGACCCCGCGTTCGCGACCGCGGTGCTCCCGAACGACCAGTACGTGATGAGGGTCGAGGCGGGAAAACTCGTTCTTCTCAACGTGACCACGACCGACGTCATCCACAGCTTCAACATCCCGGGCCTCGGAGTGAAGCTCGACTCCGTCCCGGGCCAGACGAACAAGTTCTGGTTCAGGGCCGACAACGCCGGCGAGTACTACGTCCAATGCACGGAGTACTGCGGGACCGGGCACGCCTTCATGCGCGGCAAGGTCGTCGTCTTCGCGCCAGGGACACAGGATAAGCCGTTCGGCTTCGCCGCGAAAGGCGTAGACGACCAACCGGGTGGCCCCGATTACCGCGTCGTGGACGTGAAGCTTGTCGAGAATGGGGACGGTTCGCTCGGCATCTCGCCCGCCGACCTCAAGTTCGCAAAGGACGAGAAGGTCGCTCTGAAGGTGGAGAACGCTGGTGACGGCTTCCATAATTTCAAGGTCGACCCGCCGTACAACCTCTTCATCACCTCGGTGCCGTCGGGCACCACCAAGTTCATGAATTTCACGGCCGAAAAGGACGCGACGCTGGCCTACTACTGCGCGGTCCCGGGCCACCGAGAGCTAGGGATGAAGGGCACGATGGTCGCGGGCACCGGACAATCGTCCGGCGGTGGCGGCGCGGCCGGCATCGAAGGAGCCGCCCTCATCCCAGGCTTCGAGCCCTCGCTCTTCCTTGCCGCCGTCGGCGCGGTCGCACTCGTTCGGAGGAGAGCCTGA
- a CDS encoding heme-copper oxidase subunit III, whose amino-acid sequence MSSDAAATKDEYHLPHGSVWPPVLGLGVLFLYFGLAMSRYAQFETAGFASLGLGLIVIAIGLVGWINEDSKWWHGFTSTGAGNGWWGIILFLGTEIMLFGALFATFFNGRGHAAFWGPPEGVELPVGPTTINTLILISSGVTVHLAQGALAKGNMKTYKRALLATIILGAIFLAGQVNEYVELFQEGMTPGTGMYASTFFALTGTHGLHVFGGIIALTMVYVRTTVKGDFTQKRHEGAEMAAIYWHFVDVVWVVLFAVVYLGAV is encoded by the coding sequence ATGTCAAGCGACGCCGCGGCGACGAAGGACGAGTACCATCTCCCGCACGGGAGCGTATGGCCCCCCGTCCTCGGCCTTGGCGTCTTGTTCCTCTACTTCGGCCTCGCGATGTCGCGCTACGCCCAGTTCGAGACGGCGGGCTTTGCGTCGCTCGGCCTCGGTTTGATCGTGATCGCGATCGGCCTCGTCGGGTGGATCAACGAGGACAGTAAGTGGTGGCACGGCTTCACTTCGACCGGCGCCGGGAACGGCTGGTGGGGCATCATCCTCTTCCTTGGAACCGAGATCATGCTCTTCGGCGCGTTGTTCGCGACGTTCTTCAACGGCCGCGGCCACGCGGCGTTCTGGGGCCCGCCCGAAGGCGTCGAGCTGCCTGTGGGGCCGACGACCATCAACACGCTCATCCTCATCTCGTCCGGGGTGACCGTGCATCTTGCCCAGGGCGCCTTGGCGAAGGGCAACATGAAGACCTACAAGCGAGCACTCTTGGCGACGATAATCCTTGGCGCGATCTTCCTCGCGGGCCAGGTGAACGAGTACGTGGAACTGTTCCAGGAGGGAATGACGCCCGGCACGGGCATGTACGCGTCCACGTTCTTCGCTCTCACCGGAACCCACGGACTCCACGTCTTCGGCGGCATCATTGCACTCACGATGGTCTACGTAAGGACCACCGTGAAAGGCGATTTCACGCAAAAGCGCCACGAAGGCGCGGAGATGGCCGCGATCTACTGGCACTTCGTCGACGTCGTGTGGGTCGTACTATTCGCCGTCGTCTACCTGGGCGCCGTGTAG